A single genomic interval of Saccharothrix saharensis harbors:
- the obgE gene encoding GTPase ObgE produces MSRFVDRVVIHVAAGDGGNGVASVHREKFKPLGGPDGGNGGKGGDVVLVVDSQVHTLLDFHFRPNATAGNGKGGQGGNRDGANGADLELRVPDGTVVMTPDGEVVADLVGEGTRLIAAQGGRGGLGNASLASKARKAPGFALLGEPGEQHDLVLELKSVADVGLLGFPSAGKSSLISVLSAAKPKIADYPFTTLVPNLGVITGGETIFTMADVPGLIPGASEGKGLGLDFLRHIERCAVLVHVVDCATYEADRDPLSDIDALEEELAKYTPSLADDLAERPRVVVLNKIDVPEARDLAELVRPDIEARGLPVFEVSTASREGLRELTFALARVVEEYRAAKPKQESTRIVLRPRAVDDQGFTVVEDSQTEGGFIVRGERPERWIRQTDFSNDEAVGYLADRLARLGVEEKLVKMGAEPGCQVTIGDLVFDWEPTTPSGIAMTMSGRGTDARLEANNRVGASERLAAKKARRIPGPAGSDVADEFEEDDDE; encoded by the coding sequence GTGTCCCGCTTTGTCGACCGGGTCGTCATCCACGTCGCCGCAGGGGACGGGGGCAACGGGGTCGCCTCCGTGCACCGCGAGAAGTTCAAGCCGCTGGGCGGCCCGGACGGCGGCAACGGAGGCAAGGGCGGCGACGTCGTGTTGGTCGTCGACTCCCAGGTCCACACGCTCCTGGACTTCCACTTCCGCCCCAACGCCACCGCCGGCAACGGCAAGGGCGGCCAGGGCGGCAACCGCGACGGCGCGAACGGCGCGGACCTCGAACTGCGCGTGCCCGACGGCACCGTCGTGATGACGCCGGACGGCGAGGTGGTCGCGGACCTCGTCGGTGAGGGCACCCGGCTGATCGCCGCCCAGGGCGGCCGCGGCGGTCTCGGCAACGCCTCGCTGGCGTCCAAGGCGCGCAAGGCGCCCGGGTTCGCGCTGCTGGGCGAGCCGGGCGAGCAGCACGACCTCGTGCTGGAGCTGAAGTCCGTCGCCGACGTCGGCCTGCTGGGCTTCCCGTCGGCGGGCAAGTCGTCGCTGATCTCGGTGCTGTCCGCGGCCAAGCCGAAGATCGCCGACTACCCGTTCACCACGCTGGTGCCCAACCTGGGCGTGATCACCGGCGGCGAGACCATCTTCACCATGGCCGACGTGCCCGGCCTGATCCCCGGCGCGTCCGAGGGCAAGGGCCTCGGCCTGGACTTCCTGCGGCACATCGAGCGCTGCGCGGTGCTGGTGCACGTCGTGGACTGCGCCACGTACGAGGCGGACCGCGACCCGCTGTCGGACATCGACGCGCTGGAGGAGGAGCTGGCCAAGTACACCCCCTCCCTGGCCGACGACCTGGCCGAACGGCCGCGCGTCGTGGTGCTGAACAAGATCGACGTGCCGGAGGCGCGCGACCTGGCGGAGCTGGTGCGCCCGGACATCGAGGCGCGCGGCCTGCCGGTGTTCGAGGTGTCCACCGCCAGCCGTGAGGGGCTGCGCGAGCTGACGTTCGCGTTGGCGCGCGTGGTGGAGGAGTACCGGGCGGCGAAGCCGAAGCAGGAGTCGACCCGGATCGTGCTGCGGCCCAGGGCCGTGGACGACCAGGGCTTCACCGTGGTGGAGGACTCGCAGACCGAGGGCGGCTTCATCGTGCGCGGCGAGCGGCCCGAGCGGTGGATCCGGCAGACCGACTTCAGCAACGACGAGGCCGTCGGCTACCTGGCCGACCGGCTCGCCCGCCTCGGCGTCGAGGAGAAGCTGGTCAAGATGGGTGCCGAGCCGGGCTGCCAGGTCACCATCGGCGACCTGGTGTTCGACTGGGAGCCGACGACGCCCTCGGGCATCGCGATGACCATGAGCGGCCGGGGCACGGACGCGCGGCTCGAGGCGAACAACCGCGTCGGCGCGTCGGAGCGGCTGGCGGCGAAGAAGGCCCGCCGCATCCCCGGCCCGGCCGGGTCCGACGTGGCGGACGAGTTCGAAGAGGACGACGACGAGTGA
- a CDS encoding translation initiation factor IF-2 N-terminal domain-containing protein yields the protein MSNTEKPAGAAGGGNATSAHPDLADLPAKLRVHALAKLLGASSKDVVAALADLGETVKGAQSSVSRDLALKVAESLLGWDDIVTGEVDEQTEEPVAVAREVAPLVPLFAPPSAVFLPPTPVAKAQPVKDVPVGRDEDLDDTEEDTDEHAAADDAGDEGEGRRRRRRGRRGRGRGKGVGEDNGEDEPGEEQAEAAEAEAEPADEASADEEGAGSRRRRRRRRRKTGAEEEAAPNEDDPPNTVVHVREPARDARDDKADSEAAQNEVRSVRGSTRLEAKRQRRRDGREAGRRRAPVLSEAEFLARREAVERTMVVRERGDRTQIGVLEDGVLVEHFVTSSGSGSLVGNVYLGRVQNVLPSMEAAFIDIGRGRNAVLYAGEVDWDAAGLEGKARKIEQALSTGDSVLVQVTKDPVGHKGARLTTQISLPGRFLVYVPGGGATGISRKLPDNERKRLKDILKRVVPEDAGVIIRTASEGIAEEELARDVTRLQAQWQVIKEKADAPKAQAPQLLYEEPDLLVKVVRDLFTEDFSTLVVQGSDAWETIDGYVRHVAPDLQERLRKHVGNSDAFTEYRIDEQLLKALDRKVWLPSGGYLVIDRTEAMTVIDVNTGKFTGSGGNLEETVTRNNLEAAEEIVRQLRLRDIGGIIVIDFIDMVLESNRDLVLRRLTECLGRDRTRHQVAEVTSLGLVQMTRKRVGTGLLEAFSTTCEHCRGRGLVVTTEPMHAHGNGNGNGGGQPQQQQQQGGGRKSRRAKHADVPEPVAEQTVEPTEEPEAIAEQPTSVDPVAAVVEEEAAPETPKRDRRQRRRARREAGAVVKHGDEEPVPSTATEQSAPEQSVSEQPAAPQAAPEQPAPEQPATELPAVERPVAAQPAAAQPVGEQDAPAPADPVAVAAEQPVETPSAPADAPVTTGRTRRRVTKPAMVPEPVTPPVAVAPVEVPPVTRTSVAPPAQVAEQPVNGHVEPNAPAVTTRRRTARRAASRPAGPPLDGVKES from the coding sequence TTGTCGAACACGGAAAAGCCTGCCGGCGCCGCCGGCGGGGGTAACGCCACATCCGCACACCCCGATCTGGCGGATCTGCCCGCCAAGCTGCGGGTGCACGCGTTGGCCAAGCTGCTCGGCGCGAGCAGCAAGGACGTGGTGGCCGCCCTCGCCGACCTGGGCGAGACGGTGAAGGGCGCGCAGTCGAGCGTGAGCCGCGATCTCGCGCTCAAGGTCGCCGAGAGCCTGCTGGGCTGGGACGACATCGTCACCGGAGAGGTGGACGAGCAGACCGAGGAGCCGGTGGCGGTGGCCCGCGAGGTCGCGCCGCTGGTGCCGCTGTTCGCGCCGCCGTCCGCGGTGTTCCTGCCGCCGACCCCGGTGGCCAAGGCCCAGCCGGTCAAGGACGTCCCGGTCGGCCGGGACGAGGACCTCGACGACACCGAGGAAGACACCGACGAGCACGCAGCCGCCGACGACGCCGGCGACGAGGGCGAAGGCCGCCGCCGCCGCCGTCGTGGTCGGCGTGGCCGCGGTCGCGGCAAGGGCGTCGGCGAGGACAACGGCGAGGACGAGCCCGGCGAGGAGCAGGCCGAGGCCGCCGAGGCCGAGGCCGAGCCCGCCGACGAGGCGTCGGCCGACGAGGAGGGCGCGGGCAGCCGTCGCCGCCGGCGTCGCCGCCGCCGCAAGACCGGCGCCGAGGAAGAGGCGGCGCCGAACGAGGACGACCCGCCGAACACGGTCGTCCACGTCCGCGAGCCCGCTCGTGACGCGCGTGACGACAAGGCCGATTCCGAGGCCGCGCAGAACGAGGTGCGCAGCGTCCGCGGGTCGACCCGGTTGGAGGCCAAGCGCCAGCGCCGCCGTGACGGCCGCGAGGCCGGTCGCCGCCGCGCCCCCGTGCTGTCCGAGGCCGAGTTCCTGGCCCGCCGCGAAGCCGTGGAGCGCACGATGGTGGTGCGCGAGCGCGGCGACCGCACGCAGATCGGCGTGCTGGAGGACGGCGTCCTGGTCGAGCACTTCGTGACCTCGTCGGGCAGCGGCTCGCTGGTCGGCAACGTCTACCTCGGCCGGGTGCAGAACGTGCTGCCCTCGATGGAGGCGGCGTTCATCGACATCGGCCGCGGCCGCAACGCGGTGCTGTACGCGGGCGAGGTCGACTGGGACGCGGCCGGCCTGGAGGGCAAGGCCCGCAAGATCGAGCAGGCCCTGTCGACCGGTGACAGCGTGCTCGTGCAGGTCACCAAGGACCCGGTGGGTCACAAGGGCGCCCGGCTGACCACCCAGATCAGCCTGCCCGGCCGCTTCCTGGTCTACGTGCCCGGCGGCGGCGCGACCGGCATCAGCCGCAAGCTGCCCGACAACGAGCGCAAGCGCCTCAAGGACATCCTCAAGCGCGTCGTCCCCGAGGACGCGGGCGTCATCATCCGCACCGCCTCGGAGGGCATCGCCGAGGAGGAGCTGGCCCGCGACGTCACCCGCCTGCAGGCGCAGTGGCAGGTCATCAAGGAGAAGGCCGACGCGCCCAAGGCGCAGGCGCCGCAGTTGCTGTACGAAGAGCCGGACCTGCTGGTGAAGGTCGTGCGCGACCTGTTCACCGAGGACTTCTCCACGCTCGTCGTCCAGGGCTCCGACGCGTGGGAGACCATCGACGGCTACGTGCGGCACGTCGCGCCGGACCTGCAGGAACGGCTGCGCAAGCACGTGGGCAACAGCGACGCGTTCACCGAGTACCGCATCGACGAGCAGCTGCTCAAGGCGCTGGACCGCAAGGTCTGGCTGCCGTCGGGCGGCTACCTGGTCATCGACCGCACCGAGGCGATGACGGTCATCGACGTCAACACCGGCAAGTTCACCGGATCGGGTGGAAATCTCGAGGAGACGGTGACCCGGAACAACCTGGAGGCGGCGGAGGAGATCGTCCGCCAGCTCCGGTTGCGCGACATCGGCGGCATCATCGTGATCGACTTCATCGACATGGTGCTGGAGTCGAACCGCGACCTGGTGCTGCGCCGGCTGACCGAGTGCCTGGGCCGCGACCGCACCCGCCACCAGGTGGCGGAGGTGACGTCGCTGGGCCTGGTGCAGATGACCCGCAAGCGGGTCGGCACCGGCCTGCTGGAGGCGTTCTCCACCACCTGCGAGCACTGCCGCGGGCGTGGCCTGGTCGTGACGACCGAGCCCATGCACGCGCACGGCAACGGCAACGGCAACGGCGGTGGCCAGCCGCAGCAGCAACAGCAGCAGGGTGGCGGCCGCAAGTCGCGCCGCGCCAAGCACGCGGACGTGCCGGAGCCGGTGGCCGAGCAGACCGTGGAGCCGACCGAGGAGCCCGAGGCGATCGCCGAGCAGCCGACGTCGGTCGACCCGGTGGCCGCCGTCGTGGAGGAGGAGGCCGCGCCGGAGACCCCGAAGCGCGACCGCCGCCAGCGCCGCCGGGCCCGCCGCGAGGCCGGCGCGGTCGTGAAGCACGGCGACGAGGAGCCCGTGCCGTCGACGGCCACCGAGCAGTCGGCGCCCGAGCAGTCGGTGTCGGAGCAGCCCGCGGCTCCCCAAGCCGCCCCTGAGCAGCCCGCCCCTGAGCAGCCCGCCACCGAGCTGCCCGCGGTCGAGCGGCCGGTTGCCGCGCAGCCTGCCGCCGCGCAGCCTGTCGGCGAGCAGGACGCTCCCGCTCCGGCCGACCCTGTCGCCGTGGCGGCGGAGCAGCCCGTCGAGACCCCGTCGGCACCCGCCGACGCGCCCGTCACGACCGGTCGCACCCGCCGGCGGGTGACCAAGCCCGCCATGGTGCCCGAGCCCGTCACCCCGCCCGTCGCGGTGGCACCGGTGGAGGTCCCGCCCGTCACCCGGACGAGCGTCGCACCCCCCGCCCAGGTCGCCGAGCAGCCGGTCAACGGCCACGTCGAGCCGAACGCGCCCGCCGTGACCACGCGTCGCCGCACGGCCCGCCGTGCCGCCTCCCGGCCCGCCGGCCCGCCGCTGGACGGCGTCAAGGAGAGCTGA
- a CDS encoding S8 family peptidase, with the protein MPLHRRVQAVAVSAALLATGCFSATATAAEPAGAAPAVDCVQPGPTLRYLVVFDPGTSAPLADAQIAAACGTTAHYYPQIAVAVAVSPDPRFGRRIGAHRAYSAQADGLSKRNGAPARQTKKDEVTPARPAEGAADRTAEQWDMDLIRAAEAHAISTGSRDVVVGVLDSGIDPTHPDLVGALDPALSAGCTTGVADPSPAAWAPTTSGHGTHVAGTIAAADDGRGTTGVAPGVRIASVKVVDDAGFIYPEYAVCGFMWAAERGMTITNNSYFIDPWVFTCQDQQGQSVVYEAVRRAVEHASGRGVLTVAATGNAAADLTKPGRDAMSPTNAAPEDVKPRPVDNTCLVLPAQLRNVVAVSSVGADRVKAGYSSYGLGAVDVAAPGGDRRQAPDDGQGGCVLSTVPSAGYDYSCGTSMAAPHVSGVAALLASTHPGASATDLSKMLNGQAETLPCPADYDLNGTGAQDAFCTGHSEYNGFYGHGLVDALAAVRE; encoded by the coding sequence GTGCCTCTGCACCGCCGCGTCCAAGCGGTCGCGGTCAGCGCGGCGCTGCTCGCGACCGGCTGCTTCTCGGCGACCGCCACCGCGGCCGAGCCCGCCGGTGCCGCCCCCGCGGTCGACTGCGTCCAGCCGGGTCCGACGCTGCGCTACCTGGTCGTGTTCGACCCGGGCACCAGCGCTCCGCTGGCCGACGCCCAGATCGCCGCCGCGTGCGGCACGACCGCCCACTACTACCCGCAGATCGCGGTGGCCGTGGCCGTCTCGCCCGATCCCCGGTTCGGGCGGCGCATCGGCGCGCACCGGGCGTACAGCGCGCAGGCCGACGGCCTGTCCAAGCGCAACGGCGCGCCGGCCCGGCAGACGAAGAAGGACGAGGTCACACCGGCCCGTCCCGCGGAAGGCGCCGCGGACCGCACGGCCGAGCAGTGGGACATGGACCTGATCCGGGCGGCCGAGGCGCACGCCATCAGCACCGGCAGCCGGGACGTGGTGGTCGGCGTGCTCGACTCGGGCATCGACCCGACGCACCCCGACCTGGTCGGCGCGCTGGACCCGGCGCTGTCGGCCGGCTGCACGACCGGCGTGGCCGACCCGTCGCCCGCCGCGTGGGCGCCGACGACGTCCGGCCACGGCACGCACGTGGCGGGCACTATCGCGGCGGCCGACGACGGCCGCGGCACGACGGGCGTGGCGCCGGGCGTGCGGATCGCGTCGGTGAAGGTCGTGGACGACGCCGGGTTCATCTACCCCGAGTACGCGGTGTGCGGGTTCATGTGGGCCGCCGAACGGGGCATGACCATCACCAACAACAGCTACTTCATCGACCCGTGGGTGTTCACCTGCCAGGACCAGCAGGGCCAGTCCGTGGTCTACGAGGCGGTCCGGCGGGCGGTCGAGCACGCGTCGGGGCGCGGCGTGCTGACGGTGGCGGCGACGGGCAACGCGGCGGCCGACCTGACCAAGCCGGGCCGGGACGCGATGAGCCCGACCAACGCCGCCCCGGAGGACGTCAAGCCGCGGCCGGTGGACAACACGTGCCTGGTGCTGCCGGCGCAGTTGCGCAACGTCGTGGCGGTGTCGTCGGTGGGCGCGGACCGGGTGAAGGCCGGGTACAGCTCCTACGGGCTGGGCGCGGTGGACGTGGCCGCGCCGGGCGGCGACCGCAGGCAGGCGCCGGACGACGGGCAGGGCGGCTGCGTGCTGTCGACCGTGCCGTCCGCCGGGTACGACTACTCGTGCGGCACGTCCATGGCCGCGCCGCACGTGTCCGGGGTGGCGGCGCTGCTGGCGTCCACGCACCCCGGCGCGTCCGCGACGGACCTGTCGAAGATGCTCAACGGGCAGGCGGAGACGCTGCCGTGCCCGGCGGACTACGACCTCAACGGCACGGGCGCGCAGGACGCGTTCTGCACGGGCCACTCGGAGTACAACGGCTTCTACGGCCACGGCCTGGTGGACGCGCTGGCCGCCGTGCGGGAGTAG
- the rplU gene encoding 50S ribosomal protein L21, whose translation MYAIVKTGGKQYKVAVGDVIEVEKLEGEPDTEITFAAPLLVVDGDDVTSAADALAKFSVTGKVVEQTKGPKIRIHKFKNKTGYHKRQGHRQKLTRVEVTGITGK comes from the coding sequence ATGTACGCGATCGTCAAGACCGGCGGCAAGCAGTACAAGGTGGCTGTCGGCGACGTCATCGAGGTCGAGAAGCTCGAAGGCGAGCCGGACACCGAGATCACCTTCGCGGCGCCGCTCCTCGTTGTGGACGGCGATGACGTCACCTCCGCGGCAGACGCCCTGGCGAAGTTCTCGGTGACCGGCAAGGTCGTCGAGCAGACCAAGGGCCCCAAGATCCGCATCCACAAGTTCAAGAACAAGACCGGCTACCACAAGCGCCAGGGTCACCGCCAGAAGCTGACCCGCGTCGAGGTCACCGGCATCACCGGTAAGTGA
- a CDS encoding TIGR03936 family radical SAM-associated protein, with protein sequence MQKLRLRYAKRGRLRFTSHRDIARTFERALRRAGVPMAYSQGFSPHPKVSWVGAAPTGVASEAEYVEVSVVDRVDPDALRTALDAVLPPGLDVLEVVQSAGGTLPERIEASAWRVELPGVSPEELTEAVTALMASESVQVERLTKDGKKIVDVRPAIVSAEVGPSAGAHSSDAGHDARDLSQPCGILMTVVRQTTPTVRPDDVLSALRVVADLVPPVPAKATRMAQGRLDDEGGLVDPLALDRAAEV encoded by the coding sequence GTGCAGAAGCTCCGACTGCGCTACGCCAAACGCGGTCGGTTGCGGTTCACGTCACACCGTGACATCGCGCGCACGTTCGAGCGCGCGCTGCGTCGTGCGGGCGTCCCCATGGCCTATTCCCAGGGCTTCAGCCCTCACCCGAAGGTGTCATGGGTGGGCGCGGCGCCGACGGGCGTGGCGAGCGAGGCCGAGTACGTGGAGGTGTCCGTCGTCGACCGGGTCGACCCGGACGCGCTGCGGACCGCGCTGGACGCCGTGCTGCCGCCCGGCCTCGACGTGCTGGAGGTCGTCCAGTCCGCCGGCGGCACGCTGCCCGAGCGGATCGAGGCGAGCGCGTGGCGGGTCGAGCTGCCCGGCGTGTCGCCCGAAGAGCTGACCGAAGCCGTGACCGCGCTGATGGCGTCGGAATCCGTGCAGGTCGAGCGCCTGACCAAGGACGGGAAGAAGATCGTGGACGTGCGGCCGGCGATCGTGTCGGCCGAGGTGGGACCCTCGGCGGGGGCGCATTCGAGCGACGCCGGACACGATGCACGAGATTTGTCACAGCCGTGTGGGATACTCATGACGGTCGTACGGCAGACAACCCCTACCGTGAGACCCGACGACGTGCTGAGCGCGCTCCGAGTCGTCGCCGACCTGGTTCCGCCGGTCCCCGCGAAGGCGACCCGGATGGCGCAGGGGCGGCTGGACGACGAAGGCGGCCTGGTCGACCCGCTTGCCCTGGACAGGGCGGCGGAGGTCTGA
- the rpmA gene encoding 50S ribosomal protein L27, producing the protein MAHKKGASSSRNGRDSNPQYLGVKRFGGQVVKAGEILIRQRGTKFHPGVNVGRGKDDTLFALAPGAVEFGTKRGRKTVNIVPVEAAA; encoded by the coding sequence ATGGCACACAAGAAGGGTGCGTCCAGCTCCCGCAACGGCCGTGACTCGAACCCCCAGTACCTCGGGGTCAAGCGGTTCGGCGGTCAGGTCGTCAAGGCCGGCGAGATCCTGATCCGCCAGCGCGGCACCAAGTTCCACCCCGGCGTCAACGTCGGCCGCGGCAAGGACGACACGCTGTTCGCGTTGGCGCCCGGTGCGGTCGAGTTCGGCACCAAGCGCGGTCGCAAGACCGTGAACATCGTCCCGGTCGAGGCTGCTGCCTAA
- a CDS encoding DoxX family protein has translation MDVIALIGRILFVFLFFGSAVGHLTQTAAMAGYAASKGVPSAKAATFGSGVLMAVGGLMLLLGVWADLGALLLVLFLLPTAFLMHNFWKETDAQAKQLEMIQFNKDIALAGGALMFFGLYAGPGSELGLTITGPLF, from the coding sequence ATGGACGTCATCGCACTCATCGGCCGCATCCTGTTCGTGTTCCTGTTCTTCGGCTCGGCGGTGGGCCACCTCACCCAGACGGCGGCCATGGCCGGCTACGCCGCGTCCAAGGGCGTCCCGTCGGCGAAAGCCGCCACGTTCGGCAGCGGCGTGCTCATGGCCGTCGGCGGGTTGATGCTGCTCCTGGGCGTGTGGGCGGATCTCGGCGCGCTGCTGCTGGTGCTGTTCCTGCTGCCCACGGCGTTCCTGATGCACAACTTCTGGAAGGAGACCGACGCGCAGGCCAAGCAGCTGGAGATGATCCAGTTCAACAAGGACATCGCGCTCGCCGGCGGCGCGCTGATGTTCTTCGGCCTGTACGCGGGTCCGGGTTCCGAGCTGGGCCTCACCATCACCGGACCGCTGTTCTGA
- a CDS encoding ABC transporter permease: MTNETSTADAPTPVRPRDGAGLLLRIVPPGLYAGRAHVLVERSYLVSRRGWMSVLSGFFEPLFFLFSLGYGLGRLVATVDGPGGPVPYAVFVAPALLAASAMNGAVFEATFNLFFKFKYAKTYDAVLATPLGPVDIALGEAAWCLIRGGLYSAGFLAVMLGFGLIGSPWALLALPACLLVALAFAAVGMAAATFMRSWHDFDLVQLAVMPLFLFSTTFYPLSVYPGWLQAVVQWTPLYHAIELMRGLTTGHVGWGALGHVAYFAVMALVGVVVAARRLGKLLLT; the protein is encoded by the coding sequence ATGACCAACGAGACCTCCACCGCGGACGCACCCACGCCGGTCCGGCCGCGCGACGGCGCCGGGCTGCTGCTCCGGATCGTCCCGCCGGGCCTGTACGCGGGCCGCGCGCACGTGCTGGTCGAACGCTCGTACCTGGTCAGCAGGCGCGGCTGGATGTCGGTCCTCTCCGGCTTCTTCGAACCGCTGTTCTTCCTGTTCTCCCTGGGCTACGGCCTGGGCCGGCTCGTCGCCACGGTCGACGGCCCCGGCGGGCCCGTGCCGTACGCCGTGTTCGTCGCGCCCGCCCTGCTGGCCGCCTCGGCGATGAACGGCGCGGTGTTCGAGGCGACGTTCAACCTGTTCTTCAAGTTCAAGTACGCCAAGACCTACGACGCCGTGCTGGCCACGCCGCTCGGCCCGGTCGACATCGCGCTCGGCGAGGCCGCGTGGTGCCTCATCCGCGGCGGCCTGTACTCGGCCGGCTTCCTCGCGGTCATGCTCGGGTTCGGGCTGATCGGCTCGCCGTGGGCGCTGCTGGCGCTGCCCGCGTGCCTGCTGGTCGCGCTGGCGTTCGCGGCGGTCGGCATGGCCGCGGCCACGTTCATGCGCTCGTGGCACGACTTCGACCTGGTGCAACTGGCGGTGATGCCGCTGTTCCTGTTCTCGACCACGTTCTACCCGCTGTCGGTCTACCCCGGCTGGCTCCAGGCGGTCGTGCAGTGGACGCCGCTGTACCACGCGATCGAGCTGATGAGGGGGCTGACCACGGGTCACGTCGGCTGGGGCGCGCTCGGGCACGTCGCGTACTTCGCCGTGATGGCCCTCGTCGGAGTGGTCGTCGCCGCGCGCAGGCTCGGCAAGTTGCTGCTGACCTGA
- a CDS encoding TIGR03960 family B12-binding radical SAM protein produces MSVESVFPALEPLLPRVSKPVQYVGGELNATVKDWDAAAVRWALMYPDAYEVGLPNQGVMILYEVLNEQPDVLAERTYAVWPDLERLMREHGVPQFTVDSHRPVGAFDLLGVSFATELGYTNLLNALDLAGVPIRAADRTEDHPIVVAGGHAAFNPEPISPFVDAAVLGDGEEAVLEITDIVRAWKAEGCPGGRDEVLTRLAETGGVYVPRFYDVEYLPDGRIQRVVPNRERVPYRVFKRTTMDLDAWPYPKQPLVPLAESVHERMSVEIFRGCTRGCRFCQAGMITRPVRERSIEGIGAMVQRGLEATGFEEVGLLSLSSADHSEIAEITKGLADRYEGTNTGLSLPSTRVDAFNIDLANELSRNGRRSGLTFAPEGGSERLRRVINKMVSEEDLIRTVSAAFGAGWRQVKLYFMCGLPTETDDDVLQIAEMAKNVIRAGREVSGRKDIRCTISIGGFVPKPHTPFQWAAQCDPDTVDDRLRKLRDAVNSDRALGRNIGMRYHDGKPSLIEGLLSRGDRRIGLVIERVWREGGRFDGWSEHFSYDRWVQAAEAELTPLGVDLAWFTTREREELEVLPWDHLDSGLDKEWLWADWQDALDEREQDDCRWTPCFDCGVCPAMGTDIEVGPTGRTLLPISPVGKGSPVRNPALTQG; encoded by the coding sequence GTGAGTGTCGAGTCGGTTTTCCCCGCCCTGGAACCCCTGCTGCCGAGGGTGTCCAAGCCGGTGCAATACGTCGGCGGGGAACTCAACGCCACCGTGAAGGACTGGGACGCCGCCGCGGTGCGGTGGGCGCTGATGTACCCGGACGCCTACGAGGTGGGGCTGCCCAACCAGGGCGTCATGATCCTCTACGAGGTCCTCAACGAGCAGCCGGACGTGCTGGCCGAGCGGACCTACGCGGTGTGGCCCGACCTCGAGCGGCTGATGCGCGAGCACGGCGTGCCGCAGTTCACCGTCGACAGCCACCGCCCGGTGGGCGCGTTCGACCTGCTCGGGGTCAGCTTCGCGACCGAGCTGGGCTACACGAACCTGCTCAACGCGCTCGACCTGGCGGGTGTCCCGATCCGGGCCGCCGACCGCACCGAGGACCACCCGATCGTGGTGGCGGGCGGGCACGCGGCGTTCAACCCGGAGCCGATCTCGCCGTTCGTCGACGCGGCCGTGCTGGGCGACGGCGAGGAAGCCGTCCTGGAGATCACCGACATCGTCCGGGCGTGGAAGGCCGAGGGCTGCCCCGGCGGCCGCGACGAGGTCCTGACCAGGCTCGCCGAGACCGGCGGCGTGTACGTGCCCCGGTTCTACGACGTCGAGTACCTGCCCGACGGCCGCATCCAGCGCGTGGTGCCCAACCGCGAGCGCGTGCCGTACCGGGTGTTCAAGCGGACCACGATGGACCTCGACGCGTGGCCGTACCCGAAGCAGCCGCTGGTGCCGCTCGCGGAGAGCGTGCACGAGCGGATGAGCGTGGAGATCTTCCGCGGCTGCACGCGCGGCTGCCGGTTCTGCCAGGCGGGCATGATCACCCGCCCGGTGCGGGAGCGGTCCATCGAGGGCATCGGCGCGATGGTGCAGCGCGGCCTGGAGGCGACCGGCTTCGAGGAGGTCGGCCTGCTGTCGCTGTCCAGCGCGGACCACTCGGAGATCGCCGAGATCACCAAGGGCCTCGCCGACCGCTACGAGGGCACGAACACCGGCCTGTCGCTGCCGTCGACCCGGGTGGACGCGTTCAACATCGACCTGGCCAACGAGCTGTCCCGCAACGGCCGCCGCTCCGGCCTCACGTTCGCCCCCGAGGGCGGCAGCGAGCGGCTCCGGCGCGTGATCAACAAGATGGTGTCGGAGGAGGACCTGATCCGCACGGTCAGCGCGGCGTTCGGCGCGGGCTGGCGGCAGGTCAAGCTGTACTTCATGTGCGGCCTGCCCACCGAGACCGACGACGACGTGCTGCAGATCGCGGAGATGGCCAAGAACGTCATCCGCGCCGGTCGCGAGGTCTCCGGCCGCAAGGACATCCGCTGCACGATCTCCATCGGCGGGTTCGTGCCCAAGCCGCACACCCCGTTCCAGTGGGCCGCGCAGTGCGACCCCGACACGGTGGACGACCGGCTGCGCAAGCTGCGTGACGCGGTGAACTCCGACCGCGCGCTGGGCCGCAACATCGGCATGCGCTACCACGACGGCAAGCCGTCCCTGATCGAAGGCCTGCTCTCGCGCGGCGACCGCCGCATCGGCCTGGTGATCGAACGGGTGTGGCGCGAGGGCGGTCGGTTCGACGGCTGGTCGGAGCACTTCTCCTACGACCGCTGGGTGCAGGCGGCGGAGGCCGAGCTGACCCCGCTGGGCGTGGACCTGGCCTGGTTCACCACGCGGGAGCGCGAGGAGCTGGAAGTCCTGCCGTGGGACCACCTGGACTCGGGGTTGGACAAGGAGTGGCTCTGGGCGGACTGGCAGGACGCGCTGGACGAGCGCGAGCAGGACGATTGCCGCTGGACGCCGTGCTTCGACTGCGGTGTGTGCCCGGCCATGGGCACCGACATCGAGGTCGGGCCCACCGGCCGCACGCTGCTGCCGATCTCGCCGGTCGGCAAGGGCTCCCCGGTGCGCAACCCGGCGCTCACCCAGGGCTGA